One segment of Mus caroli chromosome 6, CAROLI_EIJ_v1.1, whole genome shotgun sequence DNA contains the following:
- the Bola3 gene encoding bolA-like protein 3 produces MAAWGPAAAAPLLRGSRGLPLWHCAQRMFASQTEGELKVTQVLKEKFPRATAIQVTDISGGCGAMYEIKIESEEFKEKRTVQQHQMVNQALKEEIKGMHGLRIFTSVPKC; encoded by the exons ATGGCGGCATGGGGCCCGGCGGCCGCTGCGCCTCTGCTGCGCGGGAGCCGCGGG CTCCCTCTGTGGCACTGTGCGCAGCGAATGTTTGCCTCCCAGACGGAGGGGGAGCTCAAAGTGACCCAGGTTCTCAAAGAAAAGTTTCCTCGAGCCACAGCTATTCAAGTCACAGACATCTCAG GAGGCTGCGGGGCGATGTATGAAATTAAAATCGAATCGGAAGAATTTAAAGAGAAGAGGACTGTCCAGCAGCACCAGATGGTCAATCAG GCACTAAAAGAAGAGATCAAGGGCATGCACGGCCTTCGGATATTCACCTCTGTCCCCAAGTGCTGA